A genomic window from Xenorhabdus cabanillasii includes:
- a CDS encoding IS30 family transposase, protein MTYTQLTETERYQISSLKEAGFSQRAISKSLNRSPSTISRELRRNREAKKYSPEQAQFKAVARRHFAIKAVKVNPEIEMWIKQLIWQDLSPEQIVGYLKREAKISLHHETIYRLIYKDKKNGGDLWQHLRMAKKPYRKRYGNYERRGKIKNRVSIDKRPKFVDKKQRIGDWEGDTIVGQDHKSALLTLVERKSLFTIIIKLEDKTAEGVAKAATRHLSLIKHKVKTITFDNGLEFAEHERISKNLEARIYFAHPHSPWERGINENINGLIRDYFPKGSDFNKVSEREINLVANRLNNRPRKTRDYKTPNELFKGVPTQLLRSLRCCA, encoded by the coding sequence ATGACCTATACACAACTGACCGAAACAGAAAGATATCAGATTTCTAGCCTGAAAGAAGCGGGTTTTTCACAACGGGCGATTTCAAAGTCACTCAATCGAAGCCCCTCAACGATTAGCCGGGAATTGAGACGAAATCGGGAAGCAAAGAAATATTCTCCTGAACAGGCTCAGTTTAAGGCCGTAGCACGCCGGCATTTTGCTATAAAAGCAGTCAAAGTGAATCCAGAGATAGAAATGTGGATCAAACAGTTAATTTGGCAAGATTTAAGTCCCGAACAGATTGTGGGTTATCTTAAACGGGAAGCCAAAATATCTTTACATCATGAGACGATTTATCGATTGATTTATAAAGATAAAAAGAATGGTGGTGATTTATGGCAACATCTCAGAATGGCGAAAAAACCGTATCGTAAACGCTATGGAAATTATGAGCGCAGAGGCAAAATTAAAAATAGAGTCAGCATTGATAAACGCCCAAAATTTGTTGATAAAAAGCAGCGTATTGGTGATTGGGAAGGCGATACTATCGTTGGCCAAGATCATAAAAGTGCATTATTGACACTCGTTGAACGAAAATCATTATTTACTATTATTATTAAACTTGAAGATAAAACAGCAGAAGGGGTCGCCAAAGCGGCAACAAGACACTTATCACTGATAAAACATAAAGTTAAAACAATTACCTTTGACAATGGCCTCGAATTTGCCGAACACGAGCGGATCAGTAAAAATTTAGAGGCAAGAATTTATTTTGCTCACCCGCATTCCCCTTGGGAAAGAGGGATAAATGAGAACATAAATGGATTAATTAGAGATTACTTCCCAAAAGGAAGCGATTTTAATAAGGTATCAGAGCGGGAGATTAACCTTGTGGCAAACCGATTAAATAATCGTCCTCGTAAAACACGAGATTACAAAACACCGAATGAGTTATTTAAAGGAGTACCCACTCAATTACTTCGCTCATTACGGTGTTGCGCTTAA
- a CDS encoding 2-hydroxymuconate tautomerase family protein → MPFVNIKITREGATAEQKKQLIEGATQLLVDVLGKNPATTFVIIDEVETDNWGIGGKSVTEVRAAAKK, encoded by the coding sequence ATGCCATTTGTGAACATCAAAATCACCCGCGAAGGGGCAACTGCTGAACAGAAGAAACAACTGATTGAAGGTGCAACCCAGTTGCTGGTGGATGTACTTGGCAAGAATCCGGCAACAACGTTTGTCATTATTGATGAAGTGGAAACGGATAACTGGGGAATCGGTGGCAAGAGCGTGACGGAAGTACGGGCTGCTGCGAAGAAATAA
- the yhjD gene encoding inner membrane protein YhjD, protein MPNDFEKRKYSSKGTTSTPLQKGLDGSKKAFSVTIRIGNYIRHIPFIAHLIRAAQRFNDRMGSQFGAAITYFSFLSLIPILMLSFAIAGFVLASNPDLLAKLINSIANSISDPTLANTLKNSVDTAIKQRTTVGLTGLAIALYSGVNWVGNLREAIRAQSRDVWEHTHEDKEKIYSQYIRDIFSLFGLLFALVITLSLNSIAGSAQATIVHALGLESIEWLRPVWTSIGMTISISANYLLFLWILWILPRHRPERKALFQGTLMAAIGFEIIKSIMTMMLPRLASSPSGAAFGSVIGLMAFFYFFARLTLFCAAWIATAEKKE, encoded by the coding sequence ATGCCAAATGATTTTGAAAAAAGGAAATATTCCAGCAAAGGAACAACCAGCACACCATTACAGAAAGGTTTAGATGGCAGCAAGAAAGCGTTTTCGGTGACGATCCGCATCGGCAACTATATCCGCCATATCCCATTTATTGCCCATCTGATCAGGGCAGCTCAACGTTTCAATGATCGAATGGGCAGTCAGTTTGGTGCAGCTATTACCTATTTTTCCTTTCTGTCCCTGATCCCAATACTGATGCTCTCTTTTGCTATCGCAGGTTTTGTGCTGGCTTCCAATCCTGATTTGCTGGCAAAACTCATCAACAGTATAGCCAATAGCATCAGTGATCCTACTCTGGCAAATACATTGAAAAATAGTGTTGATACCGCCATAAAGCAGAGAACAACCGTTGGATTGACAGGTTTGGCGATTGCGCTTTACTCAGGCGTGAACTGGGTCGGCAACCTGCGGGAAGCGATCCGTGCTCAATCCCGTGATGTCTGGGAGCATACTCACGAAGATAAAGAAAAAATTTACTCTCAATATATTCGGGATATTTTCTCTCTATTTGGCCTGCTATTCGCATTAGTGATAACACTTTCCCTGAACTCCATCGCTGGCTCTGCTCAGGCAACCATCGTCCATGCCCTTGGCTTAGAAAGTATTGAATGGCTGCGCCCCGTATGGACATCCATTGGCATGACGATTTCCATTTCTGCCAATTATTTGTTATTTCTATGGATATTGTGGATCTTGCCTCGTCATCGGCCTGAGCGGAAAGCCCTGTTTCAGGGAACATTAATGGCCGCCATTGGGTTTGAGATCATTAAATCGATTATGACCATGATGCTGCCACGCCTTGCCAGTTCACCTTCTGGCGCAGCCTTTGGCTCAGTAATTGGCCTGATGGCATTTTTCTATTTCTTTGCCCGACTGACCCTGTTTTGCGCTGCCTGGATCGCCACAGCAGAGAAAAAAGAGTAA
- a CDS encoding hemagglutinin repeat-containing protein, giving the protein MKRKKFRLSPTGKLAASMAIILTTCSTSFANGITPGGDAAHRPDVTIAATGATVVNIVAPSDSGLSHNQYQDFNVNQMGAVLNNSLVNGQSELAGQLSANSNLNEQAASIILNEVVSRNPSFLLGKQEIFGMAADYVLANPNGITCNGCDFINTNQASLVVGNPLVENGILQGFKNFDNQNALTIRNNGLSHNDILNLIAPRVDINGKVITQKTLNITMGNNQIAADGQILTSQQSGTDALDSYYLGSMQAGRIRLLNTAEGSGVNLQGKMTAGDGIYLTSHGDVTLEAANLQGGDIILQGKNLLSQGRLNRASSHETGDDNYDSRFSGVHTSQKQINESIARTQLAGKNITLVARQNNQVMATDITGDNIKLTGANLKLDGQQLHQLNRNVDNKWRLSWQYDVTNENEKYQYEGNSLNAQENVHLTASEGNAEVLGSKIIAGNQLSISAKQDVKLAGLVESEMTVETGYKKNHTLALQTGNWTKINTTQRSVNSELNSGGDLGISAGANAEIIGSQVHSGKNLIVSAGQQVKVTTQSLVNDHLIEKNKRYWGGIAGGSNKDNQDKVETHHASDIKADGHLLLTGINGVTITGSKVKAQQEAYVEANDGQLVIDNAVSHAYKKVDERKGTIFNITKNSNQEQTNQHTSSGSQLISDTDLKLLSNKDINVIGSLAKSAGELNLNTSGNINILAFDAQNKYQQEKTNLDWHYYTNETKDKQYRAGVGFEHTTDNQKTHSTTQHQAELHGGQLSINSGKNVTITSAKLVTTQGDAKITGDNIALLAAEDQTTTENSQTKVRGGVFATGGMDRIGGGAEGGYSNNVYTQNRTTAVVSNAQINGNLELNAMGELKQQGTQYQVQGTYQANAGSIKNVATANTASNSTSQLQVEGEISGSADYSATSRPVEKTAKAATDGKLDTAISKTGLPNAGLELAMNGKSNNTNTYQSNAVVTTVKAGDIKVTTNGDVYDQGTQYQANKGGMSLTAGSHTSEAAYNRQNSNSSNTVGDARLRIYTSTGSDLSVNGKGNGSYQAESTSDNNAVTSGINAQNGIHVQVTRDARYQGTSMNAGNGGTNVSSGGNIQFNQTTNRREQNNYGHSGELSLTVGTNPDGKNFSGSAGAGYNTSQQNSTTAQTSTITGRQGINLNAGNNLTLQGTNISGKQVDLTAQRGGIELAAAQDTANNNGWNFDVKGKGGVSSKVRNNEGGDNTGDNGETNNSIIDKKYDIGGEVKFGVDHLNKVTHHNSQVSGSNVVLTSAQDTSLKGTNITADQVTGNIGGNLNVESLKNRTDSLNIGLDAGLGYSKTVKGDDSHKTTLPIADSNSPESSPETAVTNDEKADAEAPSLTDRLTAAFKGYNGKLKSNYDTLEQETIGEQSTINGTNGVNLDVAGKTHLTGSRIDSTQGQVSVNTQQIGHQSVTGYDRGKNMGVNLPDSIAGLANEAQKDIFSGKIPFVKNESHNTEIPATHSGIKGHSLD; this is encoded by the coding sequence ATGAAGAGAAAAAAGTTCAGATTATCTCCTACGGGGAAACTTGCGGCATCAATGGCAATTATTCTGACAACTTGTTCAACCAGTTTTGCCAACGGCATTACGCCCGGTGGTGATGCAGCACATCGCCCGGATGTCACCATTGCAGCAACAGGTGCTACAGTCGTCAATATCGTAGCCCCTTCCGATTCGGGTTTATCCCATAACCAGTATCAGGATTTTAACGTCAACCAAATGGGGGCTGTCTTAAATAACTCATTGGTTAATGGTCAATCGGAACTGGCCGGGCAGTTATCAGCTAACAGTAATTTGAATGAGCAGGCAGCCAGTATCATTCTGAATGAAGTGGTCAGCCGCAACCCTTCATTCTTACTCGGTAAACAAGAGATCTTCGGCATGGCCGCTGATTATGTGCTGGCAAACCCCAACGGCATCACCTGCAACGGCTGTGACTTTATCAACACAAATCAGGCATCTCTGGTTGTCGGTAATCCGTTGGTTGAAAATGGTATCCTGCAAGGATTCAAGAACTTCGATAACCAAAATGCCCTGACTATCAGAAATAATGGCTTGTCCCATAATGATATTCTGAACCTTATCGCCCCCAGAGTTGATATCAACGGCAAAGTCATCACCCAAAAAACGCTCAATATTACAATGGGAAATAACCAGATTGCCGCGGATGGCCAAATCCTGACATCACAGCAATCAGGCACGGATGCACTTGATAGTTATTACCTCGGTAGTATGCAAGCGGGACGTATTCGGCTGTTGAATACGGCGGAAGGAAGCGGAGTCAATCTGCAAGGTAAGATGACTGCCGGTGACGGTATTTACCTTACCTCCCACGGTGATGTGACATTGGAGGCTGCTAACCTGCAAGGCGGAGATATTATATTGCAGGGCAAAAACCTGCTGTCTCAAGGACGCCTTAACCGGGCTTCATCACATGAAACAGGCGATGATAACTACGATAGCCGTTTTAGTGGCGTTCATACCTCGCAAAAGCAAATTAACGAATCCATTGCCCGCACTCAACTGGCCGGTAAGAACATCACGCTGGTCGCCCGCCAGAATAATCAGGTGATGGCAACCGATATTACAGGGGATAATATCAAACTGACCGGCGCCAATCTGAAACTGGATGGTCAGCAACTTCACCAGCTTAATCGTAACGTCGACAACAAATGGCGATTATCCTGGCAGTATGATGTCACTAATGAGAATGAAAAGTACCAATATGAAGGAAATTCCCTCAATGCACAGGAAAATGTTCATCTGACCGCCAGTGAAGGCAATGCAGAAGTGCTTGGCAGTAAAATTATCGCCGGAAACCAACTTTCTATATCCGCTAAACAAGATGTAAAACTGGCTGGTTTAGTGGAATCAGAAATGACCGTTGAAACAGGCTATAAAAAGAATCACACCCTGGCGCTGCAAACCGGTAACTGGACAAAGATCAATACTACTCAGCGCAGTGTCAACAGTGAGTTGAACTCAGGGGGAGATCTTGGGATCAGCGCAGGAGCTAATGCTGAAATTATCGGCTCTCAGGTACATTCAGGCAAAAACCTGATTGTTTCAGCGGGGCAACAGGTAAAAGTCACTACGCAATCCCTCGTCAATGATCATCTCATTGAGAAAAATAAACGCTATTGGGGTGGCATTGCAGGTGGCAGCAATAAAGACAATCAGGATAAAGTGGAAACACACCATGCCTCTGACATCAAGGCAGATGGGCATTTACTGCTGACTGGAATAAATGGTGTCACCATTACCGGCAGTAAGGTAAAAGCGCAACAAGAAGCGTATGTTGAAGCTAATGATGGGCAGTTAGTCATCGATAATGCTGTCAGTCATGCCTATAAAAAGGTTGATGAGAGAAAAGGCACAATCTTTAATATCACCAAAAATTCCAACCAGGAACAAACAAACCAGCACACCAGCTCCGGTAGCCAGTTAATTTCTGATACTGACCTGAAATTACTCAGCAACAAAGATATCAATGTTATTGGCAGTCTGGCGAAAAGCGCAGGAGAGCTGAATCTGAATACATCAGGCAATATCAACATACTTGCCTTTGATGCACAAAATAAGTATCAGCAGGAGAAAACCAATCTTGACTGGCACTATTACACTAATGAGACGAAAGATAAGCAATACCGTGCTGGTGTCGGTTTTGAACATACCACCGATAACCAGAAAACCCATTCCACTACACAGCATCAAGCCGAGTTGCATGGTGGCCAACTTTCCATTAACTCAGGAAAAAATGTCACCATCACAAGCGCAAAACTGGTAACAACACAGGGTGACGCCAAAATTACAGGCGACAACATCGCACTGCTGGCAGCAGAAGATCAAACAACAACCGAGAATTCACAGACCAAAGTCCGTGGCGGTGTATTCGCTACTGGTGGCATGGATAGGATCGGAGGTGGAGCCGAGGGCGGTTATTCCAATAATGTTTATACCCAGAACCGTACCACTGCGGTAGTGTCAAACGCTCAGATCAATGGCAACCTTGAACTGAACGCCATGGGAGAACTGAAACAACAAGGCACTCAATATCAGGTACAAGGAACTTATCAGGCTAATGCGGGCAGCATCAAAAATGTTGCGACTGCCAATACAGCATCAAATTCCACAAGCCAATTACAGGTAGAGGGTGAAATCAGCGGTTCAGCCGATTACAGTGCAACGTCCCGTCCGGTGGAAAAAACGGCCAAAGCCGCAACAGACGGGAAATTGGATACCGCGATCTCAAAAACCGGATTACCAAATGCGGGTCTTGAGCTTGCCATGAATGGCAAAAGCAATAACACCAATACTTATCAATCAAATGCTGTAGTGACTACAGTCAAAGCTGGTGATATCAAAGTAACCACTAATGGAGATGTTTACGATCAAGGAACCCAGTATCAGGCAAATAAAGGCGGCATGTCACTGACTGCTGGCAGCCATACCAGTGAAGCAGCCTACAATCGTCAGAACAGCAATTCTTCTAATACTGTTGGCGACGCCCGTCTGCGCATTTACACCAGCACAGGCAGTGACCTTTCTGTCAATGGCAAAGGTAACGGCAGCTATCAGGCTGAATCCACCAGCGATAACAATGCCGTTACCAGCGGTATTAATGCCCAAAATGGTATTCATGTTCAGGTGACCAGAGACGCACGTTATCAGGGAACATCCATGAATGCAGGCAACGGCGGAACAAACGTTAGTTCTGGCGGAAATATTCAGTTCAATCAGACAACTAACCGCAGAGAACAGAACAATTACGGTCATAGTGGAGAACTTTCTCTAACTGTAGGCACTAATCCAGATGGTAAAAACTTCAGTGGCAGTGCAGGCGCAGGCTATAACACCAGCCAACAGAACAGTACCACAGCCCAAACCAGTACTATCACCGGCAGACAAGGTATCAATCTGAATGCGGGCAATAATCTGACACTACAAGGTACGAATATCTCCGGTAAACAAGTGGATTTGACTGCCCAACGTGGTGGAATTGAACTGGCTGCTGCTCAGGATACAGCTAACAATAATGGCTGGAACTTTGACGTTAAAGGCAAAGGTGGCGTATCCAGTAAAGTCCGTAACAATGAAGGTGGTGATAATACCGGAGATAATGGAGAAACAAATAACAGCATCATCGATAAAAAATACGATATTGGTGGTGAAGTTAAATTCGGTGTCGATCATCTGAACAAAGTCACTCACCATAACAGCCAGGTTTCTGGTAGTAATGTTGTATTGACCAGTGCGCAGGATACATCCCTTAAGGGAACTAATATTACCGCAGATCAAGTAACGGGTAATATCGGTGGCAACCTTAATGTTGAAAGCTTAAAAAATAGAACTGATAGCCTGAATATCGGTCTGGATGCAGGATTAGGGTATAGCAAAACTGTCAAAGGAGATGATTCCCATAAAACAACACTACCGATTGCTGACAGCAACTCGCCTGAAAGTTCACCTGAAACGGCGGTAACCAATGATGAAAAAGCCGATGCGGAAGCCCCAAGTCTGACTGATCGCCTGACCGCGGCCTTCAAAGGATATAATGGGAAACTCAAGAGTAATTACGATACTCTCGAGCAGGAAACCATTGGTGAGCAATCAACCATCAACGGTACTAACGGAGTTAATCTGGATGTCGCTGGTAAGACCCACTTAACCGGTAGCCGGATTGACAGCACGCAGGGGCAGGTATCCGTCAATACCCAGCAAATCGGGCATCAATCTGTAACAGGCTACGATAGAGGTAAAAATATGGGAGTTAACCTGCCGGATTCCATCGCAGGTCTTGCTAACGAGGCTCAGAAGGATATCTTCTCCGGCAAAATTCCTTTCGTGAAAAATGAGAGTCACAATACAGAAATACCCGCGACACATAGTGGGATCAAGGGTCACTCTTTGGATTAA